The Thiorhodovibrio litoralis genome includes a window with the following:
- the crtD gene encoding 1-hydroxycarotenoid 3,4-desaturase CrtD, whose protein sequence is MSLGRQSERVIIVGAGVGGLASAITLAAQGLEVEVFERAPTPGGKLREVAVGDARIDAGPTVFTMRWVFEELFAAAGTSLEAELPLQPAEVLARHAWSEQERLDLFADQQRSADAIGQFAGAREAEGFLRFTADARGIFNTLKDAFITNTRTTPAGLMQRVGIGGIGALMNIRPYSKLWPVLGEYFKDPRLQQLFGRYATYCGSSPFLAPATLMLVAHVEQEGVWLIEGGMHRLARTMAGIAERLGVRINYSAPVAEILIEQGRARGVRLDSGETHKAAAVVLNADTAALGAGLFGHAATRALGPTPADKRSLSALTWSLTAETSGFPLVRHSVFFSRDYPKEFQDLLQRRRLPQEPTVYICAQDRSDSGQTTAAGYPVTGPERLLCLVNAPAIGDRHEFTSAEINACAERTVALLSHCGLQLQIHPELIEPTSPTHFNQLFPASGGALYGRASHGWLASFSRPGAHSKVPGLYLAGGSTHPGPGLPMATLSGRLAAQTLLADLPSISPSRRMATSGGTSTR, encoded by the coding sequence GTGAGCCTCGGCAGACAGTCCGAACGGGTCATTATCGTCGGCGCCGGCGTCGGCGGGCTTGCGAGTGCCATCACACTTGCAGCCCAAGGGCTTGAGGTCGAGGTGTTCGAACGCGCACCAACCCCCGGTGGCAAATTGCGCGAGGTCGCGGTCGGCGATGCCCGCATCGATGCCGGGCCCACTGTCTTTACCATGCGCTGGGTCTTTGAGGAGTTGTTCGCCGCCGCTGGCACGTCGTTGGAAGCAGAACTCCCCTTGCAGCCGGCCGAAGTCCTTGCCCGCCATGCCTGGAGTGAGCAAGAGCGGCTCGACCTGTTCGCCGATCAGCAGCGCTCGGCCGATGCGATCGGTCAGTTCGCCGGCGCGCGGGAGGCGGAAGGCTTTCTGCGTTTCACCGCTGATGCACGCGGCATCTTCAACACGCTCAAAGACGCCTTCATCACCAACACCCGCACCACGCCCGCGGGGCTAATGCAGCGGGTTGGCATCGGCGGCATCGGCGCGCTGATGAATATCCGGCCTTACTCAAAGCTGTGGCCAGTCCTCGGGGAATATTTCAAAGATCCGCGCCTGCAACAGCTGTTCGGCCGCTATGCGACCTATTGCGGCAGCTCACCCTTCCTGGCGCCAGCCACCCTGATGCTGGTCGCCCACGTCGAGCAGGAAGGAGTCTGGCTGATCGAAGGCGGCATGCACCGGCTCGCGCGCACCATGGCCGGGATCGCTGAGCGCCTCGGCGTGCGGATCAACTACTCGGCCCCGGTTGCGGAAATCCTGATCGAGCAGGGTCGCGCCCGCGGTGTGCGGTTGGACTCGGGCGAGACCCACAAAGCTGCTGCCGTGGTGCTGAATGCCGACACCGCCGCGCTCGGCGCTGGTCTGTTCGGCCATGCCGCCACGCGCGCCCTGGGCCCGACGCCGGCGGACAAGCGCTCGCTGTCGGCGCTGACCTGGAGTCTGACTGCCGAGACATCAGGCTTCCCGCTGGTGCGCCACTCGGTGTTCTTCTCGCGCGACTACCCGAAAGAGTTTCAGGATTTGCTCCAGCGACGGCGTTTGCCCCAGGAGCCAACCGTCTATATCTGCGCCCAGGACCGCAGCGACAGCGGCCAGACCACGGCAGCAGGCTACCCAGTGACCGGGCCTGAGCGCTTATTGTGCCTGGTCAATGCCCCAGCGATCGGGGACCGTCATGAATTCACATCCGCGGAGATCAACGCATGCGCCGAGCGCACTGTTGCGCTGCTCAGCCACTGTGGTCTGCAGTTGCAGATTCACCCGGAGCTGATCGAGCCCACCTCACCGACGCACTTCAACCAGCTGTTCCCGGCGAGCGGTGGCGCGCTCTATGGCCGCGCCTCCCACGGCTGGCTGGCGTCTTTCAGTCGGCCGGGGGCACACAGCAAGGTACCGGGTCTGTATCTGGCGGGCGGCAGCACCCACCCGGGGCCGGGACTGCCAATGGCGACCCTGTCCGGACGCCTGGCGGCGCAGACCCTGCTCGCGGACCTGCCTTCAATCAGCCCATCCCGAAGGATGGCTACCTCTGGTGGTACATCGACGCGCTGA
- a CDS encoding carotenoid 1,2-hydratase translates to MTERGHNRLQRSPTELSIGPSALHWDGDDLVIDIQETAAPIPLPLRGQVRVHPQAPTRHLQQLDRQGRHHWWPIAPDSRVSVNLSHPRLSWSGDGYLDSNWGSEPLEQGFTDWDWSRAKRRQGGAAVLYEANRRDGSSLSLALQVNKDGSVEHFEPPARAPLPTTRVWRIPRATRSEQPESGEPPVRVIETLEDTPFYARSTITTRLVGEPVTAVHESLSLDRFAKRWVQMLLPFRMPRWT, encoded by the coding sequence ATGACCGAACGCGGCCACAATCGCCTGCAGCGCAGCCCTACCGAACTCAGCATCGGCCCCAGCGCCCTGCACTGGGATGGGGATGATCTGGTGATCGACATCCAGGAGACCGCGGCCCCGATTCCGCTGCCCCTGCGCGGGCAGGTGCGCGTTCACCCTCAAGCACCGACCCGCCATCTGCAGCAACTCGACCGCCAAGGCCGCCATCACTGGTGGCCGATCGCGCCCGACTCGCGTGTCAGCGTCAACCTGAGCCACCCACGCCTGTCCTGGAGCGGCGATGGCTACCTCGACAGCAACTGGGGCTCGGAACCTCTAGAGCAGGGCTTCACGGACTGGGACTGGTCGCGCGCCAAACGCCGGCAGGGCGGCGCGGCAGTGCTCTACGAGGCCAATCGCCGCGACGGCAGCAGTCTGTCACTCGCGCTGCAGGTCAACAAGGACGGCTCGGTCGAGCACTTCGAGCCGCCGGCCCGGGCACCCCTGCCAACCACACGCGTCTGGCGCATTCCGCGCGCCACCCGCAGCGAACAACCCGAGAGCGGGGAACCTCCGGTCAGAGTGATTGAAACACTCGAAGACACGCCCTTTTATGCCCGCTCCACCATCACCACCCGGCTCGTGGGCGAGCCGGTCACTGCCGTGCATGAGAGCCTCTCGCTTGATCGCTTTGCCAAGCGCTGGGTACAGATGCTGCTGCCCTTCCGCATGCCGCGCTGGACCTGA
- a CDS encoding HDOD domain-containing protein has protein sequence MAPLDRGAGSGRALPTTLNAWTNFLTDTELPAFARTVSEVNRIADDPEASAWKLSSAISKDAAMAARLVKLANSPLFPSSHGNIQTVDRGVVLLGFDAVRDLAISLSVIEQVLRGQSRDALLEEMALAFHTATQSQTLARMAQDDGVAEIFVAGLLYRIGSLAVLSGSDPRVNDFLVEKAEIAVGESSQVTRLEKRTFGCDMTQLSRRLAQHWSLGHSLQKALAPESSPLADRIATARRVAEVSMRCGWESNQTHQLLARVARTMGLNLPDMREKVHESSEVAREMAVQFGATKVAPLIPETSKARARREKAEKKALDDINGDGIDGAESHGKQGAGDDAGSGADSGGDDEMSGLLRPNPVVQLEMLGRMAEQLGGKPDLNLLLNTVVEGVHRGIGMDRTVFALLTTKKDAVAAKFVLTEFEERLQASFRFSLRPEMNPLLAAVIGQRRAFWIHADSPPDDRKLVRGPFAQFVGKADFLIHPVLFTDKCIGFLYGDRASSERPIEASDEVSFRQFIQQLSLGLRLIGGR, from the coding sequence ATGGCACCTTTAGATCGCGGCGCAGGTTCAGGTCGTGCCTTACCCACGACGCTCAATGCCTGGACCAATTTCCTCACTGATACCGAGCTGCCTGCCTTTGCGCGCACCGTGAGCGAGGTGAATCGGATCGCCGATGATCCGGAAGCCAGCGCCTGGAAGCTCTCCAGCGCCATCTCCAAGGATGCGGCCATGGCCGCGCGTCTGGTCAAGCTGGCCAATAGTCCACTGTTTCCGAGCAGTCACGGTAATATCCAGACGGTTGATCGCGGCGTGGTGCTGCTTGGCTTCGACGCGGTGCGCGATCTGGCCATTTCGCTCAGCGTGATCGAACAAGTCCTGCGCGGCCAGAGTCGTGATGCCTTGCTCGAGGAGATGGCGCTGGCGTTTCATACCGCGACCCAGTCGCAAACCTTGGCGCGGATGGCACAGGATGACGGGGTAGCGGAAATCTTCGTTGCTGGTTTGTTATACCGTATTGGATCACTAGCGGTGCTCTCGGGCTCCGATCCCCGGGTGAACGACTTCCTGGTCGAGAAGGCGGAAATTGCCGTTGGCGAGTCGAGCCAGGTCACCCGTCTCGAGAAGCGCACTTTCGGCTGCGACATGACCCAGCTCTCTCGTCGCCTGGCGCAGCATTGGTCACTGGGGCATTCGTTGCAAAAGGCACTGGCGCCAGAGTCGAGTCCGTTGGCCGATCGCATTGCAACCGCCCGCCGTGTCGCCGAGGTATCGATGCGCTGCGGTTGGGAGTCGAATCAAACCCATCAGCTTCTGGCTCGGGTGGCGCGCACCATGGGGCTGAATCTTCCCGACATGCGCGAGAAGGTCCACGAAAGCTCTGAGGTGGCGCGCGAGATGGCGGTGCAGTTCGGTGCCACCAAGGTGGCGCCGCTGATCCCGGAAACATCCAAGGCCAGGGCGCGGCGCGAAAAGGCCGAGAAAAAGGCCCTAGATGACATCAATGGAGATGGCATCGATGGTGCCGAGTCCCATGGCAAGCAGGGTGCCGGGGATGATGCTGGCAGCGGGGCGGACTCGGGCGGCGACGATGAGATGTCAGGGCTGCTGCGTCCCAACCCCGTGGTGCAACTCGAGATGCTGGGTCGAATGGCAGAGCAACTCGGTGGCAAGCCGGATCTCAACCTGTTGCTCAATACAGTTGTTGAGGGTGTTCACCGTGGCATCGGGATGGATCGCACAGTTTTCGCGCTGCTGACCACCAAGAAGGACGCCGTGGCGGCCAAATTCGTGCTGACGGAATTCGAGGAACGCTTGCAGGCGAGCTTCCGCTTCAGTCTGCGTCCAGAGATGAACCCGTTACTGGCAGCGGTTATTGGTCAGCGCCGGGCGTTCTGGATTCATGCCGACTCCCCGCCCGATGATCGCAAACTGGTGCGCGGGCCTTTCGCGCAGTTTGTCGGCAAGGCCGATTTTCTGATTCATCCGGTGCTCTTCACCGACAAATGCATCGGCTTCCTCTACGGCGACCGCGCCAGCTCGGAGCGCCCGATCGAAGCCTCGGATGAGGTAAGCTTTCGCCAATTCATTCAGCAGTTATCACTCGGACTGCGGCTGATCGGAGGTCGTTGA
- a CDS encoding transglutaminase TgpA family protein: MPKVATSFKETAPDRLQIGLLSALLALAALPLLFYMRAPVAVFIGLLLLLRVAVLLRPALAPGRWPLVALALLGVGVVLGAYRELAGQDAGTALLLTMMVLKTLEVRGMRDLRVSLLLFGFLLVVAFLFNQSPLFAAYLAALLLGSFALLADLSAVRANPASDSRHQATGPAAGQAGGREGRKSGGQVWLRRLWRERLRVAGRRALVLSAQAVPLAALLFLLFPRLDAPLWSLGLERDRAKTGVSDSLELGNFSELVRSGEVAFHAYFDQPLPVEPSQLYWRGPVLWQTDGRGWEPGPQELMTGLAADIEPLGDRLDYAIVMEPTEQRWIFALDLPLAAPADARLTRDARLVSKEPLQELKRFELRSALSYRSLALSDAERELALEVPQRVITPRMQLLVGEWQEQGGGPGAVVARALTHFNREPFHYTLRPPPLGANPVDDFLFETRAGYCEHYASSFALLMRLAGIPSRLVVGYLGAERNPLGGHYLIRQSDAHAWAEVWLADSGWTRVDPTAAVAPERIDNDAELADLGDSAPLRFRVTRDSALGQMAHSLRLLADAANANWNNWVVNFSSTRQQRLLEALGLEHLGAYGLVLGLASGGAVLMLALHALLARRRWPADPIERSFARLSRRLERVGLPRTPGEGPRDYLARVAAARPDLAEALGVWLRLYLPLRFGGAENGQARAALILRERRLVIRRRSHS; this comes from the coding sequence GTGCCAAAGGTAGCCACTTCGTTCAAGGAAACAGCGCCGGATCGGCTACAGATCGGTTTGCTGAGCGCACTGCTCGCACTGGCCGCGCTGCCGTTGCTGTTTTACATGCGTGCCCCGGTCGCGGTCTTCATCGGACTCTTGCTGCTGCTGCGCGTGGCGGTGCTGTTGCGCCCGGCGCTGGCGCCGGGGCGCTGGCCGCTGGTGGCGCTGGCGTTGCTCGGGGTCGGTGTGGTGTTGGGGGCTTACCGCGAGCTGGCGGGGCAGGACGCCGGCACCGCGCTCTTACTCACCATGATGGTGCTGAAGACGCTTGAAGTGCGCGGTATGCGGGATTTGCGCGTCTCCTTGCTGCTGTTTGGCTTTCTGCTGGTGGTGGCCTTTCTGTTCAACCAGTCACCGCTGTTCGCGGCCTATCTGGCTGCGTTGCTGCTTGGCAGTTTCGCGTTGCTGGCCGACCTGAGCGCGGTGCGTGCGAATCCGGCCTCGGACTCCCGCCATCAAGCCACCGGCCCCGCCGCTGGCCAAGCTGGAGGCCGAGAGGGGCGCAAATCTGGGGGCCAAGTCTGGCTTCGCCGCCTTTGGCGTGAGCGCCTGCGCGTCGCCGGGCGTCGGGCACTGGTGCTGAGCGCCCAGGCGGTGCCGCTGGCGGCCTTGTTATTCTTGCTCTTCCCGCGACTGGACGCGCCGTTGTGGAGCCTGGGGCTGGAGCGCGATCGGGCCAAGACGGGGGTGAGCGATTCGCTTGAGCTTGGCAATTTCAGCGAGCTGGTGCGCTCGGGTGAGGTGGCCTTTCACGCCTATTTCGATCAACCCCTGCCGGTGGAGCCCTCCCAGCTTTATTGGCGCGGGCCCGTGCTGTGGCAGACTGATGGGCGCGGCTGGGAGCCGGGGCCGCAAGAGCTGATGACGGGGCTTGCGGCGGATATCGAGCCTCTGGGAGACCGGCTCGATTATGCCATTGTGATGGAGCCGACCGAGCAGCGCTGGATCTTCGCTCTGGACCTGCCGCTTGCGGCGCCGGCTGACGCGCGCCTGACGCGCGATGCGCGGCTGGTGTCCAAAGAGCCCCTGCAGGAGCTCAAGCGCTTCGAGCTGCGCTCGGCGCTCAGCTACCGATCGCTCGCGCTGAGCGACGCGGAACGCGAACTGGCACTCGAAGTGCCGCAGCGCGTGATCACGCCGCGCATGCAGCTGCTGGTCGGGGAGTGGCAGGAGCAGGGTGGTGGGCCTGGTGCCGTGGTGGCGCGGGCGCTGACCCATTTCAATCGCGAGCCTTTCCACTATACCCTGCGCCCGCCGCCGCTGGGGGCGAATCCCGTCGATGATTTCCTGTTCGAAACCCGTGCCGGCTATTGCGAACATTATGCGAGCAGTTTCGCGCTTTTGATGCGCTTAGCCGGCATTCCGTCCCGTTTGGTGGTGGGCTATCTGGGCGCCGAGCGCAATCCGCTTGGCGGGCATTATCTGATCCGTCAGTCCGACGCCCACGCCTGGGCTGAGGTGTGGCTCGCGGATAGCGGCTGGACGCGGGTCGATCCAACGGCGGCGGTCGCGCCCGAGCGCATCGACAACGATGCCGAGCTGGCCGATCTGGGCGACTCCGCGCCGCTGCGCTTTCGCGTCACCCGCGACAGCGCGCTCGGGCAGATGGCGCACAGTCTGCGACTGTTGGCGGATGCGGCCAATGCCAACTGGAACAACTGGGTGGTGAATTTCTCTAGCACTCGCCAACAGCGTTTGCTTGAAGCACTGGGGCTGGAGCACCTCGGCGCCTATGGCCTGGTGCTGGGGCTGGCCAGTGGCGGAGCAGTGCTGATGCTGGCGCTGCATGCGTTGCTCGCGCGCCGACGCTGGCCGGCCGATCCGATCGAGCGAAGTTTCGCACGTCTGAGCCGGCGTCTGGAGAGGGTAGGGCTGCCGCGCACGCCAGGCGAGGGGCCGCGCGATTATCTTGCGCGGGTGGCGGCGGCGCGGCCGGATCTGGCCGAGGCGCTTGGTGTATGGCTGCGGTTGTATCTGCCGCTGCGTTTTGGCGGTGCGGAAAACGGCCAGGCGCGAGCGGCGCTAATCTTGCGTGAGAGGCGCTTAGTCATTCGCCGCCGCAGCCACTCTTAG
- a CDS encoding DUF58 domain-containing protein, whose amino-acid sequence MSGQKPLFTHWFSKLLRRVPVDDQGQATIGARQIYILPTRAGIGYGVLLFVTLLGALNYQNNLGLLFTFVMAGVSLVSMHHAWFNLLRLRLRAQPGAPVFAGQEVQFTVTLEDLRERERGALCLRGVPGGQWPECTDLPAGGSARLTLPVPTERRGLLPLGEVVLETRYPLGLFRAWSLVAVDAVATVYPRPAARAGAPPQLTSVDHNASGDQGTGADDFVGARDYAPGDSLRRIDWKALARERGLLVKQFGGDRAARVWLDWAALPPVDDETRIALLARQVLDAAEQNLVYGLRLPGLSVERGQGDAHKHRCLTVLAGYRCED is encoded by the coding sequence ATGTCTGGGCAAAAGCCCCTGTTTACGCATTGGTTTAGCAAGCTGCTGCGACGGGTGCCGGTCGATGATCAGGGCCAGGCAACCATTGGCGCGCGGCAGATCTACATTCTGCCCACGCGCGCCGGCATTGGCTATGGCGTGCTGCTGTTCGTCACCCTGCTCGGGGCGCTCAACTACCAGAACAATCTCGGGTTGTTGTTTACCTTCGTGATGGCCGGCGTCAGCCTGGTCAGCATGCACCACGCCTGGTTCAATCTGCTGCGCTTGCGGCTGCGAGCGCAGCCGGGTGCACCGGTGTTTGCCGGTCAGGAGGTGCAGTTCACCGTCACCCTCGAGGACCTGCGCGAGCGCGAACGCGGCGCGCTTTGTTTGCGCGGTGTGCCGGGTGGCCAGTGGCCTGAGTGCACCGACTTGCCTGCCGGCGGCTCCGCGCGGCTGACCTTGCCGGTGCCGACTGAGCGTCGCGGTCTGTTGCCGCTCGGCGAGGTGGTGCTTGAGACCCGTTATCCGCTGGGGCTGTTTCGCGCCTGGTCGCTGGTGGCGGTGGATGCAGTCGCGACCGTCTACCCGCGTCCGGCAGCACGGGCTGGCGCGCCGCCGCAGCTGACCTCGGTCGATCACAATGCCAGCGGCGATCAGGGTACCGGAGCGGACGACTTCGTCGGCGCGCGCGATTATGCGCCGGGCGATTCGCTGCGCCGCATCGATTGGAAGGCACTGGCGCGCGAGCGCGGGCTGCTGGTCAAGCAGTTCGGTGGCGATCGCGCCGCGCGGGTATGGCTCGACTGGGCTGCGCTGCCGCCGGTGGATGACGAAACGCGCATTGCGCTGCTCGCCCGTCAGGTACTCGATGCCGCCGAGCAAAACCTGGTCTACGGGCTGCGTCTGCCGGGCCTGAGCGTTGAGCGCGGGCAGGGCGATGCGCATAAGCACCGCTGTCTGACGGTGCTGGCGGGGTATCGCTGTGAAGATTAG
- a CDS encoding AAA family ATPase — MQQPLNPDSVPASSALADAPSVDQVLAAAGEIILGKDAELRLALACLLARGHLLIEDLPGVGKTTMAHLLARLLGLKYSRIQFTSDLLPADILGVSVYERVRERFEFHPGPIFAQVVLADEINRATPKAQSALLEAMEERQVTADGETRGLPSPFFVIATQNPTYQVGTFPLPESQLDRFLMRIELGYPNDEQEKALLAGSDRRALLADMEPALSVAQLLDLQQRVADVHVASPVIDYCHRILAFTRASNRFLHGLSPRAGLGLLRAARAWALIHGRAYVIPEDIQAVLPACVPHRLLSGDDNGPVGHAEIADFILRAVPVP, encoded by the coding sequence ATGCAGCAACCGCTGAATCCTGATTCCGTGCCGGCAAGCTCGGCGCTGGCCGACGCTCCTTCCGTTGATCAAGTCCTGGCCGCGGCCGGGGAGATCATTCTCGGCAAGGATGCGGAACTGCGCCTGGCGCTGGCCTGTCTGCTCGCGCGCGGGCATCTGCTGATCGAGGATCTGCCGGGTGTCGGCAAGACCACCATGGCGCATCTGCTCGCGCGCCTGCTCGGGCTGAAGTATTCCCGCATCCAATTCACCAGCGATCTGCTGCCGGCGGACATCCTCGGCGTGTCGGTCTACGAGCGGGTGCGCGAGCGCTTCGAGTTCCACCCCGGCCCGATTTTTGCCCAGGTCGTGCTGGCCGATGAGATCAACCGTGCCACGCCCAAGGCGCAGAGCGCGCTGCTCGAGGCAATGGAGGAGCGCCAGGTGACGGCCGATGGCGAGACGCGCGGACTACCATCGCCCTTTTTTGTCATCGCCACGCAGAACCCGACCTATCAGGTTGGCACCTTTCCGCTGCCCGAGTCGCAGCTCGACCGCTTTCTGATGCGCATTGAGCTTGGCTATCCGAATGATGAGCAGGAAAAAGCCTTGCTTGCCGGCAGCGATCGGCGTGCGCTCCTGGCTGACATGGAACCGGCGCTTAGTGTTGCGCAGCTGCTCGATTTGCAGCAGCGGGTCGCCGACGTGCATGTCGCCTCGCCGGTCATCGACTACTGTCACCGGATTTTGGCCTTTACGCGCGCGAGCAATCGCTTTCTGCATGGACTATCACCGCGCGCCGGGCTTGGGCTGTTGCGCGCGGCCCGAGCCTGGGCCTTGATCCATGGCCGCGCCTATGTGATCCCAGAGGACATCCAGGCGGTGCTGCCAGCGTGCGTGCCGCATCGGCTGCTGAGCGGGGATGATAACGGCCCGGTCGGTCATGCCGAGATCGCGGATTTTATTCTGCGCGCGGTTCCGGTTCCCTAA
- a CDS encoding FeoA family protein: MFDLPPDAASRETCCAASKPGAGPASTVVAGPARDPQAKSARRSGSADVSTGVSAGVATSLADLPLGARARVIGIDGGRELNRRLLALGVRLGSELRIDHHRGRGRVVSIGPTRVALGGSIVEKLRVDPLDSDPASDAATAES; encoded by the coding sequence ATGTTCGACTTACCACCCGACGCTGCGTCCCGCGAAACTTGCTGTGCGGCCTCCAAGCCAGGCGCAGGCCCCGCTTCCACTGTGGTTGCCGGCCCCGCGCGCGACCCGCAGGCCAAGAGCGCTCGCCGCTCGGGCTCTGCCGATGTTTCGACCGGAGTCTCTGCGGGCGTCGCCACCTCGCTCGCCGACCTGCCGCTTGGCGCTCGCGCGCGGGTGATCGGCATCGACGGCGGGCGCGAGCTCAATCGTCGTTTGCTTGCGCTCGGCGTCCGCCTTGGCAGCGAGCTGCGCATTGATCACCACCGCGGCCGCGGACGGGTGGTCTCTATCGGCCCAACGCGGGTCGCGCTCGGCGGCAGTATTGTCGAGAAGCTGCGCGTCGATCCGCTCGATTCAGACCCAGCAAGCGATGCAGCAACCGCTGAATCCTGA
- the nifA gene encoding nif-specific transcriptional activator NifA yields MKENGGNAAGESERLAQLESQVETLFEVSRVLSRSLDLHETLRALLKTLHESGGLERGIVCLLDEDSGDLMLSAIHGDVAEPFETIRYRPGEGVIGRILEANEPWVLPRVGDEPRFLDRLSVYDRDLPFVGVPVRLGEEGAIGVLAVQPLERDGLLEERARFLEMVANLIGQAVRLARSVEAEQSALREERDKLRRHLRGAHGFDNIIGHTQRMRVVFDQVRQVAKWNTTVLIRGESGTGKELIANAIHYNSPRARGAFVKLNCAALPDSLLESELFGHEKGAFTGASGTRKGRFEQADGGTLFLDEIGEISAVFQAKLLRVLQEGEFERVGGNRTLKVDVRAIAATNRNLEAEVKAGEFREDLYYRLNVMPIYMPALSERIEDVPDLARFLVAKIAKTQGRELEITDSAVRALMRHDWPGNVRELENCMERAAVMSETGIIDRDVIDLTGLHVEPGLEAPAASANLDLQDPELDERERVIAALEQAGWVQAKAARLLGMTPRQIAYRIQTLNIRVKQF; encoded by the coding sequence ATGAAGGAAAACGGAGGCAACGCTGCGGGTGAGAGCGAGCGTCTGGCGCAGCTCGAATCCCAAGTCGAGACCTTGTTCGAGGTCAGCCGGGTTCTGAGCCGCTCGCTCGATCTGCACGAGACCCTGCGCGCGCTGCTAAAGACCCTGCATGAGAGCGGTGGTCTCGAGCGCGGTATTGTCTGCCTGCTGGATGAAGACAGTGGCGACCTGATGCTGAGCGCCATCCATGGCGACGTTGCCGAACCCTTCGAAACTATCCGTTACCGTCCGGGCGAGGGCGTCATCGGGCGCATTCTCGAGGCCAACGAGCCCTGGGTGTTGCCGCGCGTGGGTGACGAGCCGCGGTTTCTCGATCGCCTCAGCGTCTATGACCGCGATCTGCCCTTTGTTGGCGTGCCTGTTCGCTTGGGCGAGGAGGGCGCCATCGGCGTCCTGGCGGTGCAGCCGCTGGAGCGCGACGGGTTGCTTGAGGAGCGCGCAAGATTTTTGGAGATGGTCGCCAACCTGATCGGTCAGGCGGTGAGGCTGGCGCGTTCCGTGGAGGCCGAGCAAAGCGCGCTGCGCGAGGAACGCGACAAGCTACGGCGCCATTTGCGCGGCGCGCATGGCTTCGACAACATCATCGGCCACACCCAGCGCATGCGGGTGGTCTTCGATCAGGTGCGCCAGGTCGCCAAGTGGAATACCACGGTGCTGATCCGCGGCGAATCCGGCACCGGCAAGGAGCTGATCGCCAACGCGATCCACTACAACTCACCGCGCGCGCGTGGCGCCTTCGTCAAGCTCAACTGCGCCGCGCTGCCAGACTCGCTGCTCGAATCCGAGCTGTTCGGCCACGAGAAGGGTGCTTTCACTGGGGCAAGCGGCACGCGCAAGGGCCGCTTCGAGCAAGCCGACGGCGGGACGCTGTTTCTCGACGAAATTGGCGAAATCAGCGCCGTGTTTCAGGCTAAGCTGCTGCGCGTGCTGCAGGAAGGTGAGTTCGAGCGCGTCGGCGGCAATCGCACGCTCAAGGTCGATGTGCGCGCGATTGCCGCGACCAATCGCAATCTGGAGGCGGAAGTGAAAGCCGGCGAGTTTCGCGAGGACCTCTACTACCGGCTCAACGTGATGCCCATCTACATGCCGGCGCTGAGCGAGCGGATCGAGGACGTGCCCGATCTGGCGCGCTTTCTGGTCGCCAAGATCGCCAAGACCCAGGGTCGGGAGCTGGAAATCACCGACTCAGCGGTACGCGCCCTGATGCGCCACGATTGGCCTGGCAATGTGCGCGAGCTTGAGAACTGTATGGAGCGCGCAGCCGTGATGAGCGAGACCGGCATCATCGACCGCGACGTGATCGACCTGACTGGGCTGCACGTCGAGCCCGGACTGGAAGCGCCCGCGGCATCCGCTAACCTGGACCTGCAAGACCCCGAACTCGACGAGCGCGAGCGCGTCATCGCTGCCCTGGAGCAGGCCGGTTGGGTGCAGGCCAAGGCCGCGCGCCTGCTCGGCATGACGCCGCGCCAGATTGCCTATCGCATTCAGACGCTGAACATTCGCGTCAAGCAGTTCTGA